One window from the genome of Actinomycetota bacterium encodes:
- a CDS encoding Type 1 glutamine amidotransferase-like domain-containing protein, with translation MTGPLALVGGDELKPGNEPQDEILVRAAAGAPAYVLATAAGRQRPEIAVANAVRWFGALGLHVEELPALRKRDATSPANVERAVAGRFFYLVGGDPALVPATLAGTPLWDAIATAWRGGAALAGSSAGAMAFGEWTLTRERMPGDQRRRYAPALALVPRVAVIPHFDGFGHRWVDSALAGAEHNEVILLGIDERTAAVHHDGMWWAVGEGTVTVITQSGRTRFDGGSPIAGLPEPSRRVTTGLSG, from the coding sequence ATGACGGGCCCGCTCGCGCTCGTCGGAGGCGACGAGCTGAAACCGGGGAACGAGCCGCAGGACGAGATCCTCGTCCGTGCCGCTGCGGGGGCTCCGGCGTACGTGCTCGCGACGGCGGCCGGACGGCAGCGCCCCGAGATTGCCGTCGCGAACGCGGTTCGATGGTTCGGCGCATTGGGCCTTCACGTCGAAGAGCTCCCGGCGCTGCGGAAGCGCGATGCGACTTCGCCCGCGAACGTCGAACGCGCGGTGGCAGGACGGTTCTTCTATCTGGTCGGCGGTGACCCGGCGCTCGTTCCGGCGACGCTCGCCGGAACGCCGCTGTGGGACGCCATCGCCACCGCTTGGCGCGGCGGCGCGGCGCTCGCCGGCTCGTCGGCCGGCGCGATGGCGTTCGGCGAGTGGACGCTGACCCGTGAGCGGATGCCGGGCGACCAGCGACGGCGCTACGCGCCGGCGCTTGCACTCGTGCCGCGCGTGGCCGTGATCCCGCACTTCGACGGCTTCGGACACCGGTGGGTCGACTCGGCGCTCGCCGGCGCCGAGCACAACGAGGTCATCCTGCTCGGGATCGACGAACGGACAGCCGCGGTTCATCACGACGGGATGTGGTGGGCGGTCGGCGAGGGCACCGTCACGGTGATTACGCAGAGCGGGCGCACGCGGTTCGACGGCGGATCGCCCATCGCCGGACTGCCGGAGCCGTCTCGCAGGGTGACGACGGGGCTCAGCGGATAG
- a CDS encoding ParB N-terminal domain-containing protein has protein sequence MSERKDYLSSSFPKARRQEAYRRLSTVAKGREQRPLLSLDEVSRRLGALEQTYVGVRPIPVDKIVGTVSRVDDFDRDFLPKRSKIQERWQQVEESWPDGDFPPIVVYEIDGRYFVVDGHHRVAIAKQRGIEMIDAEITELRSRTPLPADADVGSIIMAEQERRFMEESGLGRARPDATVEFSRPQGYIELLEHIKIHGFHLMMERGEVLSPEDIAADWYDRVYVPTIEAIRRERLDAMWPKATDADLFLWVGQRRRELFPDRPEDLDIEGTVRAAREATPRPKRRASSATRRVTNRLRRNID, from the coding sequence GTGAGCGAACGAAAGGACTACCTGAGCTCGTCGTTCCCCAAGGCCCGCCGGCAGGAGGCCTATCGCAGGCTCTCAACGGTGGCGAAGGGCCGCGAGCAACGACCGCTCCTGTCGCTCGACGAGGTGTCGAGGCGCCTCGGCGCACTCGAGCAGACGTACGTCGGCGTGCGCCCCATCCCCGTTGACAAGATCGTGGGGACCGTCAGCCGAGTGGACGACTTCGACCGTGATTTCCTGCCCAAGCGCTCGAAGATCCAGGAGCGGTGGCAGCAGGTCGAGGAGTCGTGGCCCGACGGCGATTTTCCCCCGATCGTCGTGTACGAGATCGACGGGCGGTATTTCGTCGTCGACGGCCACCACCGGGTGGCGATCGCCAAGCAACGCGGCATCGAGATGATCGACGCCGAGATCACCGAGCTGCGGAGCCGCACCCCTCTCCCGGCCGACGCGGACGTCGGCAGCATCATCATGGCCGAGCAAGAACGGCGGTTCATGGAGGAGTCGGGTCTGGGGCGAGCGCGGCCGGACGCGACGGTCGAGTTCAGCCGGCCGCAGGGATACATCGAGTTGCTCGAGCACATCAAGATCCACGGCTTCCACCTGATGATGGAACGCGGAGAGGTTCTCTCGCCCGAGGACATCGCCGCGGACTGGTACGACCGCGTGTACGTTCCGACCATCGAGGCCATCCGCCGCGAGAGGCTCGACGCGATGTGGCCCAAGGCCACCGACGCCGACCTGTTCCTGTGGGTCGGTCAGCGACGCCGCGAGCTGTTCCCCGACCGTCCCGAGGATCTCGACATCGAAGGGACCGTGCGAGCTGCGCGCGAGGCGACCCCGCGGCCGAAACGGCGAGCGTCGAGCGCGACGCGTCGCGTCACGAACCGACTGAGGCGAAACATCGACTGA
- a CDS encoding metallophosphoesterase — translation MPRILAVADEPFPGLPDVLRARPDVIVSCGDIPWDDLEHIVDAVNAPLLFVPGNHDPALTPAPIALLGLPAIANQHFVDPPGPRGGSNVDGRVEDVAGLRIAGLGGSIRYRPGPNQYTQTEMRRRVRRLRRRVAWKTRRDGRPVDVVIAHSPPQGMGDDDDAPHEGFDAFHDLIARLQPKLFLHGHIHPYGIVRPDRRVNGTRIVNVVPYKVIDLDA, via the coding sequence ATGCCACGCATCCTCGCCGTCGCCGACGAACCGTTCCCCGGTCTCCCGGACGTGCTCCGGGCGCGTCCGGACGTCATCGTCTCGTGCGGCGACATCCCGTGGGACGACCTCGAACACATCGTGGACGCGGTGAACGCGCCGTTGCTGTTCGTCCCCGGGAACCACGATCCCGCGCTGACTCCCGCTCCGATCGCGTTGCTCGGGCTTCCGGCGATCGCGAACCAGCACTTCGTCGATCCCCCCGGGCCGCGGGGCGGCTCGAACGTCGACGGCCGCGTCGAAGACGTCGCGGGCCTGAGGATCGCAGGACTCGGCGGTTCGATCCGCTATCGACCAGGCCCGAACCAGTACACGCAGACCGAGATGCGCCGACGCGTACGCAGGCTCCGCCGTCGGGTCGCATGGAAGACGCGTCGCGACGGACGACCCGTGGACGTGGTGATCGCGCACTCGCCGCCCCAGGGGATGGGAGACGATGACGACGCACCGCACGAGGGGTTCGACGCGTTCCACGACCTGATCGCGCGCCTGCAACCGAAGCTGTTTCTTCACGGCCACATCCACCCGTACGGGATCGTTCGACCAGACCGTCGTGTGAACGGAACGCGGATCGTGAACGTCGTGCCCTACAAGGTGATAGACCTCGACGCGTGA
- a CDS encoding LLM class flavin-dependent oxidoreductase: protein MRIGVQLPEVERDVPWTEYVAMARAAEQSGFDSIWLGDHLLYRDSRGERGPRDAWTMLAALAASTERVRLGPLVACAAFHPPGVLARMAANVHEVSGGRFVLGIGAGWNETEFQAFGVPFDHRASRFEEAFTVVRRLLEGEHVTFHGRFVHTNDAVLLPRPASRLPIMIGSNGERLLRATIPHVDAWNTWFDDYGNEPSRFTTLNERISSFVVDAGREAAEVTRSACTLVVLDRDAMERPIRDGVTPVEGSSERVARHLRQLADAGADEIILVLDPITELSIRALGDVVASVA, encoded by the coding sequence TTGCGCATCGGCGTCCAGCTCCCAGAGGTCGAACGGGACGTTCCCTGGACCGAGTACGTGGCGATGGCGCGCGCCGCCGAGCAAAGCGGTTTCGACTCCATCTGGCTCGGCGATCACCTGCTGTACCGGGACTCACGCGGCGAACGCGGCCCGCGGGACGCGTGGACGATGCTGGCGGCGCTGGCCGCCTCGACAGAACGCGTTCGCCTCGGACCGCTCGTCGCGTGCGCGGCGTTCCATCCGCCGGGTGTCCTCGCCCGCATGGCGGCGAACGTTCATGAGGTGAGCGGCGGCAGGTTCGTGCTCGGGATCGGCGCCGGCTGGAACGAGACGGAGTTTCAGGCGTTCGGCGTTCCGTTCGACCATCGCGCGTCGCGGTTCGAGGAGGCGTTCACGGTCGTTCGCCGACTGCTCGAGGGAGAGCACGTGACGTTCCACGGCCGTTTCGTTCACACGAACGACGCGGTGCTCCTTCCGCGACCGGCATCGCGGCTGCCGATCATGATCGGCTCGAACGGAGAACGACTCCTTCGGGCGACGATCCCGCACGTCGACGCGTGGAACACGTGGTTCGACGACTACGGCAACGAACCGTCGAGGTTCACGACGCTGAACGAACGCATCTCCTCGTTCGTGGTCGATGCGGGACGCGAAGCCGCCGAGGTCACCCGGAGCGCGTGCACGCTCGTCGTCCTCGACCGAGACGCGATGGAGCGCCCGATCCGCGACGGCGTGACGCCGGTAGAAGGATCGTCCGAGCGAGTCGCACGGCACCTTCGCCAGCTCGCCGACGCCGGAGCGGACGAGATCATCCTCGTCCTGGACCCCATCACCGAACTCTCGATCCGCGCCCTCGGCGACGTCGTCGCGTCCGTCGCCTGA
- a CDS encoding LCP family protein: MLKAAVRAVGHAIALLATVATACTSPSPRQVDEPTTVPVAPSGSLAAPPVHELSMTLREVDAHGVEGRIRRSDLAEPTRAVRRTISELYTIGFVDPVRWQDGEFPSLFRLFAGPVRDQASRDIADLTLGPVARDVDALQPRRALLDVRFLADGQKRPLFAVADARFAGIAQAGEKRAPVTHEGEYVLRRVNGEWRIVSYDVHGHVPNVLEGGPRDAAIAPGLPSNEPLFVLVIGSDARPGQSVTGTRADSIHIVGVNPRHGRVSIVGIPRDSWVSIPGYGSDKINAALVLGGPGLLVDTVERLSGIRIDAYLLTGFQGFERMVKAVGGIDMKIQYPISDVYANAHFRRGPEHLSGREALAFARVRHDLPNGDFGRSFNQGRLMIAALATLRREVAEGSAAVVPWALAAARNVVTDLSLTEMFELLVAAPAFQPRRVRNAVAGGHGGSIAGKSVVVLDSRAQAIFRDLGRDGMLGG; the protein is encoded by the coding sequence ATGCTGAAGGCGGCCGTCCGGGCGGTCGGACACGCGATCGCGCTCCTCGCGACCGTCGCCACCGCGTGCACGTCGCCGTCGCCGCGACAGGTCGACGAACCGACGACGGTTCCGGTGGCACCGAGCGGCTCGCTGGCGGCGCCGCCGGTCCACGAGCTCTCGATGACGCTTCGTGAGGTGGACGCGCACGGCGTGGAAGGGAGGATCCGCCGAAGCGACCTAGCGGAACCGACGCGCGCGGTCCGCCGGACGATTTCCGAGCTCTACACGATCGGCTTCGTCGATCCTGTGCGGTGGCAGGACGGCGAGTTCCCCTCGCTCTTCCGTCTGTTCGCCGGGCCCGTTCGGGATCAGGCGAGCCGCGACATCGCGGATCTGACGCTCGGTCCTGTCGCGCGCGACGTCGATGCACTGCAGCCGAGGCGCGCGCTCCTGGACGTTCGGTTCCTGGCGGACGGGCAGAAGCGTCCGCTCTTCGCCGTCGCGGATGCGCGGTTCGCCGGCATCGCCCAGGCGGGCGAGAAGCGTGCCCCAGTGACGCACGAGGGCGAGTACGTCCTCCGCCGCGTGAACGGCGAGTGGCGAATCGTGTCGTACGACGTGCATGGCCACGTGCCGAACGTCCTCGAGGGCGGCCCGAGGGACGCCGCAATCGCGCCGGGCCTTCCCTCGAACGAGCCGTTGTTCGTGCTCGTGATCGGAAGCGACGCGCGACCAGGCCAGTCGGTCACCGGCACGCGCGCGGACTCGATCCACATCGTCGGCGTGAACCCGCGCCACGGTCGCGTGTCGATCGTGGGGATCCCGCGCGACTCGTGGGTGTCGATCCCCGGCTACGGCTCCGACAAGATCAACGCCGCCCTCGTCCTGGGCGGTCCGGGGCTGCTCGTCGACACCGTCGAGCGCCTGAGCGGGATCCGGATCGACGCCTACCTTCTGACTGGCTTCCAGGGGTTCGAACGCATGGTCAAGGCCGTCGGCGGGATCGACATGAAGATCCAGTATCCGATCAGCGACGTCTATGCGAACGCGCACTTCCGTCGCGGTCCGGAGCACCTCTCGGGGCGCGAAGCGCTGGCCTTCGCCCGCGTCCGCCACGACCTGCCGAACGGCGACTTCGGCCGATCGTTCAACCAGGGGCGTCTGATGATCGCCGCGCTCGCGACGCTCCGGCGCGAGGTTGCCGAGGGCTCGGCCGCGGTCGTTCCGTGGGCGCTCGCCGCCGCCCGGAACGTGGTCACCGATCTGTCGCTCACCGAGATGTTCGAGCTCCTCGTCGCGGCGCCCGCATTCCAGCCCCGGCGCGTGCGGAACGCCGTCGCCGGTGGACATGGCGGGTCGATCGCCGGGAAGAGCGTGGTCGTCCTCGATAGTCGCGCACAGGCGATATTTCGAGACCTCGGACGCGACGGGATGCTCGGCGGCTGA
- the ligD gene encoding non-homologous end-joining DNA ligase, which yields MTARDATRIDVGGTTVRITTPERILYPRGRFTKGQMLTYYYEVSAALLRHIAERPLTLRRFPEGVEGNTWYQTRCGSNRPEFVDTSVLTVPGGEPQDYCVVNDLAGLLWAANLSAIELHPLLMRTNDVDTPTMMMFDLDPGGGAGLIECSRVALLLHEALAGVGLRSFVKTSGSLGLHVAVPLNMRATFGETKSFARVVAKALAVSTPTLVVDRQAKGVRAGKVLVDWLQNDWRRSTVAPYSLRAGPFPTVSMPLDWGEIHAAVEKRSERDLWFGPRRALERLDRDGDPFADVQTLRQQLPAG from the coding sequence GTGACGGCGCGCGACGCGACGCGCATAGACGTCGGCGGCACGACCGTCCGGATCACGACGCCCGAACGCATCCTGTACCCACGCGGCCGGTTCACGAAGGGCCAGATGCTCACGTACTACTACGAGGTCTCGGCCGCGCTGCTCCGCCACATCGCCGAGCGTCCACTGACGCTTCGACGATTCCCCGAGGGCGTCGAGGGCAACACCTGGTACCAAACGCGGTGCGGTTCGAACCGCCCCGAGTTCGTGGACACGTCCGTCCTCACCGTTCCTGGAGGCGAGCCCCAGGACTACTGCGTTGTGAACGATCTCGCGGGGCTGCTGTGGGCCGCGAACCTCTCGGCGATCGAGCTCCATCCACTGTTGATGCGCACGAACGACGTCGACACCCCGACGATGATGATGTTCGACCTCGACCCCGGTGGAGGTGCCGGCCTGATCGAGTGCAGTCGCGTCGCGCTCCTGCTCCACGAAGCCCTCGCGGGCGTCGGCCTGCGCTCGTTCGTGAAGACGTCCGGCTCGCTCGGGCTCCATGTTGCCGTCCCTCTGAATATGCGGGCGACGTTCGGGGAGACCAAGTCGTTCGCGCGGGTCGTTGCGAAGGCGCTCGCCGTGTCCACTCCGACCCTCGTCGTCGATCGCCAGGCGAAGGGCGTGCGCGCGGGCAAGGTGCTCGTCGACTGGCTCCAGAACGATTGGCGGCGCTCGACCGTCGCGCCGTACTCGCTTCGAGCCGGTCCATTCCCGACCGTGTCGATGCCGCTCGACTGGGGTGAGATCCACGCAGCCGTCGAGAAGCGTTCCGAACGTGACCTGTGGTTCGGGCCGAGGCGAGCCCTCGAACGGCTCGATCGGGACGGCGACCCGTTCGCCGACGTACAGACGCTCCGGCAGCAGCTGCCGGCGGGCTGA
- a CDS encoding ATP-dependent DNA ligase yields MSPPIEPMLARLVRELPHAEGHRYEPKWDGFRALVVRDGDDVELWSRHARPLARYFPELVEAFGSMEPDRLIVDGEILVRDKDGAFDFAALLSRLHPAASRVQRLRSETPASFVAFDVIQIAEDDLRDERFDERRRRLESLLEDPPDSVALTPITDDPDLAERWLDGYAGGGVDGVVAKHRDLRYVPGERAMLKVKREHTAECVVAGYRWLESRPAIGSLLLGLFDEEGHLRHVGVVSSFTDASRRAFLDELSPLAVPLPEHPWAEGFLIEPSPLGRLKGTAGRWTPDMAHDWVPIRLDRVAEVAYDRFDRDRFRHPARFLRWRPDRDPRSCTFDQLEVDHRSPALLVAAGRGVHG; encoded by the coding sequence ATGTCGCCGCCGATCGAGCCGATGCTTGCTCGACTCGTCCGCGAGCTGCCCCACGCGGAGGGACATCGTTACGAGCCGAAGTGGGACGGGTTCCGCGCGCTCGTCGTACGCGACGGCGACGACGTCGAGCTGTGGAGCCGTCATGCGCGGCCGCTCGCCCGCTACTTCCCCGAGCTCGTCGAGGCGTTCGGGTCAATGGAGCCTGACCGGCTGATCGTCGACGGGGAGATCCTCGTCCGCGACAAGGACGGGGCGTTCGACTTCGCCGCGCTGCTCTCGCGACTGCATCCCGCTGCGTCCCGCGTCCAACGATTGCGGAGCGAGACGCCCGCATCGTTCGTTGCGTTCGACGTGATTCAGATCGCCGAGGACGACCTCCGCGACGAACGGTTCGACGAGCGGCGTCGACGTCTCGAGTCGCTGCTCGAAGATCCGCCCGACTCGGTCGCGCTCACGCCGATCACGGACGACCCCGATCTCGCCGAGCGCTGGCTGGACGGGTACGCCGGCGGTGGCGTCGACGGCGTGGTCGCGAAGCACCGAGATCTTCGCTACGTGCCGGGCGAACGCGCCATGCTGAAGGTCAAACGCGAGCACACCGCGGAGTGCGTCGTCGCGGGCTACCGTTGGCTCGAGAGCCGGCCCGCGATCGGGTCGCTCCTGCTGGGCCTGTTCGACGAGGAGGGCCACCTCCGCCACGTCGGCGTCGTCAGCTCGTTCACCGACGCCTCGCGACGAGCGTTCCTCGACGAGCTGTCGCCGCTCGCCGTCCCGCTCCCGGAGCACCCCTGGGCGGAGGGGTTCCTGATCGAACCGAGTCCGCTCGGCCGGCTGAAAGGGACAGCCGGGCGATGGACGCCCGACATGGCGCACGACTGGGTCCCCATCCGGCTCGATCGCGTCGCAGAGGTCGCGTACGACAGGTTCGACCGTGACCGCTTCCGACATCCGGCGCGCTTCCTCAGGTGGCGTCCCGATCGCGATCCGCGTTCCTGCACGTTCGACCAGCTCGAGGTGGACCACCGCTCGCCGGCCCTCCTCGTCGCCGCCGGCCGGGGAGTGCACGGGTAG
- a CDS encoding UdgX family uracil-DNA binding protein (This protein belongs to the uracil DNA glycosylase superfamily, members of which act in excision repair of DNA. However, it belongs more specifically to UdgX branch, whose founding member was found to bind uracil in DNA (where it does not belong), without cleaving it, appears to promote DNA repair by a pathway involving RecA, rather than base excision.) gives MADPASRSDGAKAARETAAPLVPENPTIPKLQQAAAPCTACELHLLGTQTVFGEGPEKARVMLVGEQPGDREDVEGHPFVGPAGKLLDRALEDAEIERDDVYVTNVVKHFRWEARGKRRLHRKPAMAHITACRPWLDAELAVVNPEVLVCLGATAAQAIAGKSFKVTERRGEFVDVEGIDALVTATVHPSSILRADDANRDAEMTAFVRDLTTVRRSLDG, from the coding sequence GTGGCCGATCCAGCGTCTCGCTCGGACGGGGCCAAAGCGGCCCGGGAGACCGCTGCCCCGCTGGTCCCGGAGAACCCAACGATCCCCAAGCTCCAGCAGGCCGCGGCGCCGTGCACCGCGTGCGAGCTGCATCTGCTCGGCACACAGACGGTCTTCGGCGAGGGGCCGGAGAAGGCCCGCGTGATGCTCGTCGGGGAGCAGCCCGGCGACCGAGAGGACGTCGAAGGGCACCCCTTCGTCGGTCCGGCGGGCAAGCTCCTGGACCGCGCGCTGGAGGACGCGGAGATCGAGCGCGACGACGTCTACGTCACGAACGTCGTGAAGCACTTCCGGTGGGAGGCGCGCGGCAAGCGTCGGCTTCATCGAAAGCCGGCCATGGCGCACATCACGGCGTGCCGCCCCTGGCTCGACGCGGAACTGGCCGTGGTCAACCCGGAGGTCCTCGTGTGCCTCGGTGCGACCGCGGCGCAGGCCATCGCCGGCAAGTCATTCAAGGTGACCGAGCGTCGCGGCGAGTTCGTCGACGTGGAAGGGATCGACGCTCTCGTGACTGCGACCGTTCACCCGAGCTCGATCCTCCGAGCGGACGACGCGAACAGGGACGCCGAGATGACCGCGTTCGTCCGCGATCTGACCACCGTTCGTCGCTCGCTCGACGGCTGA
- a CDS encoding aromatic ring-hydroxylating dioxygenase subunit alpha, translating to MQTDRRADRLRYDERDWRPRPTLAGHEYTSQEVYDEERDKIWWADWVTIGRSEEVANPGDFVVKDLAGESIFVVRNQDSALRGFYNVCAHRGTKFLDDNATGNARKAFRCPYHAWTYDLDGRLIGTPNVKEDELFDRSNYPLHPVTIDEYAGFLFANLSPEPRPLMEALTDGAETITVFERFKMQDLRIGVRIVYEVNANWKIVVENYNECLHCPSIHPELVQVVPLFRFGEVWDEETRDDGNAMRDGATSFTISGTSELPKLPGLDPVDYTMYYGSYEFPNLMLNLHPDCGMYYIAFPKGPRHTQVVSEYLFRPEVIADPTVFKPEPVVEFWDLISKQDWDVCERAQTGVGSRAFTAGVYPRQDRFLYWFNEEYRLAMGRDLLG from the coding sequence ATGCAGACCGACCGCCGCGCCGATCGCCTCCGCTACGACGAACGCGACTGGCGACCTCGTCCGACGCTGGCGGGGCACGAGTACACGAGTCAGGAGGTCTACGACGAGGAGCGGGACAAGATCTGGTGGGCCGACTGGGTCACGATCGGCCGGAGCGAGGAGGTCGCGAACCCCGGCGACTTCGTGGTGAAGGACCTTGCCGGCGAGTCGATCTTCGTCGTTCGCAACCAGGACTCCGCCCTCCGTGGCTTCTACAACGTCTGCGCGCACCGCGGAACCAAGTTCCTCGACGACAACGCCACGGGGAATGCACGCAAGGCGTTCCGCTGCCCCTACCACGCGTGGACCTACGATCTCGACGGGCGGCTGATCGGCACGCCGAACGTCAAGGAAGACGAGCTGTTCGATCGGTCAAACTACCCGCTGCACCCGGTCACGATCGACGAGTACGCGGGGTTCCTGTTCGCCAACCTGTCACCGGAGCCTCGTCCGCTGATGGAGGCCCTCACGGACGGCGCCGAGACGATCACCGTGTTCGAACGGTTCAAGATGCAAGACCTGCGGATCGGCGTCCGCATCGTCTACGAGGTGAACGCCAACTGGAAGATCGTCGTCGAGAACTACAACGAGTGCCTGCACTGCCCGAGCATCCATCCCGAGCTCGTGCAGGTCGTTCCGCTGTTCCGGTTCGGAGAGGTATGGGACGAGGAGACGCGCGACGACGGCAACGCGATGCGCGACGGCGCGACGAGCTTCACGATCTCCGGTACATCCGAGCTCCCGAAGCTCCCGGGCCTCGATCCCGTCGACTACACGATGTACTACGGGTCGTACGAGTTCCCAAACCTGATGCTGAACCTGCACCCGGACTGTGGGATGTATTACATCGCGTTCCCGAAAGGTCCACGCCACACGCAGGTCGTCTCGGAATACCTGTTCCGACCCGAGGTGATTGCCGATCCGACCGTGTTCAAGCCCGAGCCGGTCGTCGAGTTCTGGGACCTCATCTCAAAGCAGGACTGGGACGTCTGCGAGCGCGCTCAGACCGGGGTCGGCTCGCGTGCGTTCACGGCAGGCGTATATCCGCGCCAGGATCGATTCCTCTACTGGTTCAACGAGGAGTACAGACTGGCCATGGGTCGCGACCTCCTCGGCTGA
- a CDS encoding CHRD domain-containing protein: MRLRVAIAVLALLVVASVGSLQASAGGGRVFMAMLDGYQEAPLTLSVPGTGSFRADLAVAGESLSYRLSYSDLTGPALFAHIHLGEPAIAGGVIAFLCDSTENALPGVPDCPGAGGTVTGTIEPDDVIGPAGQGIASGEFDELVAALRVGAAYANVHTVLFQPGEIRGQIR; this comes from the coding sequence ATGCGTCTACGCGTCGCGATCGCGGTGCTCGCGTTGCTCGTGGTGGCGTCGGTCGGAAGCCTGCAGGCCTCAGCCGGCGGCGGCAGGGTGTTCATGGCCATGCTCGACGGCTACCAGGAGGCGCCGCTCACGCTGTCGGTCCCAGGTACGGGCTCGTTTCGTGCCGATCTCGCCGTGGCCGGTGAATCGCTGTCGTACCGTCTGAGCTACTCGGACCTCACCGGTCCGGCGCTGTTCGCACACATCCATCTCGGTGAGCCCGCGATCGCCGGCGGGGTCATCGCGTTCCTCTGCGATTCGACCGAGAACGCCCTGCCGGGCGTGCCCGATTGCCCTGGAGCGGGCGGTACCGTCACGGGGACGATCGAACCGGATGACGTGATCGGTCCGGCGGGCCAGGGCATCGCTTCGGGTGAGTTCGACGAGCTCGTAGCGGCGCTGCGCGTCGGCGCCGCCTATGCGAACGTGCACACGGTGCTGTTCCAGCCCGGCGAGATCCGCGGCCAGATCCGATAG
- a CDS encoding Rho termination factor N-terminal domain-containing protein translates to MATRKQTQAARRNIRKASSAAKRKRTIAKLPKATRRDLGRQAAASRRRGGKAGRSLEDRNRTQLYDVAKRKGIPGRSKMGKWELIEAIRKAS, encoded by the coding sequence ATGGCGACCAGGAAGCAGACTCAGGCGGCGAGGCGCAACATCCGCAAGGCGAGCTCGGCGGCGAAGCGGAAACGGACCATCGCGAAGCTGCCCAAGGCGACCCGGCGAGACCTCGGCCGGCAGGCCGCGGCATCACGACGACGCGGCGGAAAGGCCGGACGCTCGCTCGAGGATCGCAACCGGACACAGCTCTACGACGTCGCGAAGCGCAAGGGCATCCCCGGTCGCTCCAAGATGGGCAAGTGGGAGCTGATCGAGGCGATCCGCAAGGCCAGCTGA